A region from the Dinoroseobacter shibae DFL 12 = DSM 16493 genome encodes:
- the xdhC gene encoding xanthine dehydrogenase accessory protein XdhC, translating to MSLDADALRAAVAAHGAVARVVVAGIKGSVPREVGAAMLVWEGGQSGTIGGGALEFEAAARARIVLRDGTDRLDHAPLGPGLGQCCGGAVTLLTERFDAARLDHMEGAIFARPAPGGPAQMPLSVRKALRTARGEGHAASLTLRAGWVLEPMARATRPLWIYGAGHVGRALVHTLAPLPDFAITWVDTGPERFPEALPAGVTVLPAADPALAAGRASEDAVHLILTYSHALDLALCHALLSRPAAGIGLIGSATKWARFRSRLRQLGHADAQISRITCPIGDPALGKHPQAIAVGVASSLLSGQMMQSSAYPASAEAAAR from the coding sequence ATGAGCTTGGACGCGGACGCCCTGCGCGCCGCGGTGGCCGCCCATGGCGCGGTCGCCCGGGTGGTGGTCGCAGGCATCAAGGGTTCGGTCCCGCGCGAGGTGGGGGCGGCGATGCTGGTCTGGGAGGGCGGGCAATCCGGCACCATCGGTGGCGGCGCGCTCGAATTCGAGGCCGCGGCCCGCGCCCGGATAGTGCTGCGCGACGGCACCGACCGGCTGGACCACGCGCCGCTCGGCCCGGGGCTGGGCCAATGCTGCGGCGGGGCGGTGACCTTGCTGACCGAGCGCTTCGATGCGGCCCGGCTGGATCATATGGAGGGCGCGATCTTCGCCCGCCCCGCCCCCGGTGGCCCGGCGCAGATGCCGCTCAGCGTCCGCAAGGCGCTGCGCACTGCCCGAGGCGAGGGGCATGCCGCGTCGCTGACCCTGCGCGCAGGCTGGGTGCTGGAGCCAATGGCGCGCGCCACACGGCCGCTCTGGATCTACGGGGCCGGACATGTGGGCCGGGCCCTGGTACACACGCTCGCCCCCCTGCCGGATTTCGCGATCACATGGGTGGATACCGGGCCGGAGCGTTTCCCAGAGGCCCTGCCCGCGGGTGTCACGGTCCTGCCAGCCGCTGACCCGGCACTGGCGGCGGGGCGCGCGTCCGAGGACGCGGTGCACCTGATCCTGACCTATTCCCATGCGCTCGATCTCGCCCTGTGCCATGCGCTGCTGTCCCGGCCCGCGGCGGGGATCGGGTTGATCGGGTCGGCGACGAAATGGGCGCGGTTCCGGTCGCGGCTGCGCCAGCTGGGCCATGCGGATGCCCAAATTTCGCGCATCACCTGCCCGATTGGCGACCCGGCCTTGGGCAAACACCCACAAGCCATTGCGGTGGGCGTGGCTTCCAGCCTACTTTCCGGGCAGATGATGCAATCCTCCGCATACCCTGCGTCCGCTGAGGCCGCTGCCCGATGA
- a CDS encoding ABC transporter ATP-binding protein, with protein sequence MTALLRVAGLTKAYPGVVANDDVSFEIAEGEVHALLGENGAGKSTLVKMIYGLVRPDSGTMTFGGVPFAPPEPRAARSAGVAMVFQHFSLFEALTVAENIALGMEDPPKMRDLAARITQVSQAYGLPLDPSRLVGTLSAGERQRVEIIRCLLQEPKLLIMDEPTSVLTPQEVDILFATLRKLRDEGTAILYISHKLEEIRALCDSATILRLGKVVATCDPREKSARELAEMMVGKTLQQTKSAGNAFGAPVLELRGLSQPATTPFGTPLRDISLEVRAGEVLGIGGVAGNGQDELLSAISGERRAEDAIFLHGTPISKIGPAARRQLGVLSGPEERLGHAAAPDMSLTENALLTGSVREKLTRNGFLDWAKTRAFAERIIETFDVRTPGPEAAARALSGGNLQKFVIGREVLQRPEVLIVNQPTWGVDASAAAAIRQALLDLAAGGTAVVVISQDLDELMEISDTFAALNGGRLSGKVPAAGLTVEQIGLMLGGAHDMDLPDPNAEAVLHA encoded by the coding sequence ATGACGGCCCTCTTGCGCGTCGCGGGGCTGACCAAGGCCTATCCCGGCGTGGTCGCCAATGACGACGTCTCGTTCGAAATCGCCGAGGGCGAGGTCCATGCCCTGCTGGGCGAGAACGGCGCGGGCAAATCCACCCTGGTCAAGATGATCTATGGCCTCGTGCGCCCGGATAGCGGAACCATGACCTTTGGCGGTGTGCCTTTCGCCCCGCCAGAACCGCGCGCCGCGCGCAGCGCCGGTGTGGCGATGGTGTTCCAGCATTTCAGCCTGTTCGAGGCGCTGACCGTGGCCGAGAACATCGCCCTCGGGATGGAGGACCCGCCGAAGATGCGTGACCTCGCCGCCCGGATCACCCAGGTCAGCCAGGCCTACGGCCTGCCGCTGGACCCGTCGCGGCTGGTCGGCACGCTCAGCGCGGGCGAGCGCCAGCGGGTGGAGATCATCCGTTGCCTGTTGCAGGAGCCCAAGCTGCTGATCATGGACGAGCCGACCTCGGTGCTGACCCCGCAGGAGGTCGACATCCTTTTCGCGACGCTGCGCAAACTGCGCGACGAGGGCACCGCGATCCTCTATATCTCCCACAAGCTCGAAGAGATCCGGGCGCTTTGCGACAGTGCCACGATCCTGCGGCTGGGCAAGGTAGTCGCCACCTGCGACCCGCGGGAGAAATCGGCGCGCGAGCTGGCCGAGATGATGGTCGGCAAGACCCTGCAGCAGACGAAATCGGCCGGCAACGCCTTTGGCGCGCCGGTGCTGGAATTGCGCGGTCTGTCGCAACCGGCCACGACGCCCTTCGGCACCCCCCTGCGCGACATCTCGCTGGAGGTGCGCGCGGGCGAGGTGCTGGGCATCGGCGGGGTGGCCGGGAACGGGCAGGACGAGCTGCTCTCGGCGATCTCGGGGGAGCGGCGGGCCGAGGATGCGATCTTCCTGCACGGCACACCAATCTCGAAGATCGGCCCGGCGGCGCGGCGCCAGCTTGGCGTGCTCAGCGGCCCCGAAGAGCGCCTCGGCCACGCCGCCGCCCCGGACATGAGCCTGACCGAAAACGCCCTGCTGACCGGGTCGGTGCGCGAGAAGCTGACGCGCAACGGCTTTCTCGACTGGGCCAAAACCCGGGCTTTTGCCGAGCGCATCATCGAAACCTTCGATGTGCGCACCCCCGGCCCCGAGGCTGCAGCCCGGGCCCTGTCGGGCGGCAACCTGCAGAAATTCGTGATCGGGCGCGAGGTGCTGCAGCGGCCCGAGGTGCTGATCGTGAACCAGCCGACCTGGGGAGTGGACGCTTCCGCCGCCGCCGCGATCCGGCAGGCCCTCCTGGATCTGGCCGCGGGCGGCACCGCCGTGGTGGTGATCAGTCAGGACCTGGACGAGCTGATGGAGATCTCCGACACTTTCGCCGCGCTGAACGGCGGACGGCTGAGCGGCAAGGTCCCCGCCGCGGGCCTGACGGTGGAGCAGATCGGGCTGATGCTGGGCGGTGCCCATGACATGGACCTGCCCGACCCGAACGCGGAGGCGGTCCTCCATGCCTGA
- a CDS encoding ABC transporter permease, with protein sequence MIRLEKRPNPSRLWTALTPVVAVVLTMIAGGILFAALGKDPFEALRTIFWDPLFSEQFAAFSRPQLLIKAGPLILIAIGLSLGFRAGIWNIGAEGQYIMGALCGAGLGLAFYPTQSALIFPAMVVAGALGGWAWAMIPAVLKIRFGTNEILVSLMLVYVAEALLASAALGILRSPEGGGFPGSRNLSQIDAMANPELIAGTGMHWGVVTGFAAVIAAYVLLNRHILGYQIKLTGQAPRAARFAGVNPSMLVALCLGVSGALAGLAGLFEVTGPAGQISIDFNSGYGFTAIIVAFLGRLHPVGILLAGLLMALTYIGGELAQFMLGIPAAAIQAFQGMLLFFLLGVDVLSNYRIRIGKGAPA encoded by the coding sequence ATGATCCGGCTCGAAAAGCGTCCCAACCCGTCCCGGCTCTGGACCGCGCTGACCCCGGTCGTGGCGGTGGTGCTGACCATGATCGCGGGTGGCATTCTCTTCGCGGCGCTCGGCAAGGACCCGTTCGAGGCCCTGCGCACGATCTTCTGGGATCCGCTGTTTTCGGAGCAATTCGCCGCCTTTTCGCGCCCGCAGCTGCTGATCAAGGCGGGGCCGCTGATCCTGATCGCGATCGGGCTCAGCCTTGGGTTTCGGGCGGGGATCTGGAATATCGGCGCCGAGGGGCAGTACATCATGGGCGCGCTCTGCGGCGCCGGTCTCGGCCTGGCCTTCTATCCCACGCAGAGCGCGCTGATCTTCCCGGCCATGGTGGTGGCGGGCGCGCTGGGGGGCTGGGCCTGGGCGATGATCCCCGCGGTGCTCAAGATCCGCTTCGGGACCAATGAAATCCTCGTGTCGCTGATGCTGGTCTACGTGGCCGAGGCGCTGCTGGCTTCGGCGGCCCTGGGTATCCTGCGCAGCCCGGAGGGTGGCGGCTTCCCGGGCTCGCGCAACCTGTCGCAGATCGACGCCATGGCCAATCCCGAGCTGATCGCCGGGACGGGCATGCATTGGGGCGTGGTGACAGGCTTTGCCGCCGTGATCGCGGCCTATGTGCTGCTCAATCGCCATATCCTGGGCTACCAGATCAAGCTCACCGGCCAGGCGCCCCGGGCGGCGCGCTTTGCCGGTGTGAACCCGTCGATGCTGGTCGCGCTCTGCCTCGGGGTCTCCGGCGCGCTGGCGGGGCTGGCGGGGCTGTTCGAGGTGACCGGCCCGGCCGGCCAGATCTCGATCGATTTCAACTCGGGCTACGGGTTCACCGCGATCATCGTGGCCTTTCTCGGGCGCCTGCATCCCGTCGGCATTCTGCTGGCGGGGCTGCTGATGGCGCTGACCTATATCGGCGGCGAGCTCGCGCAGTTCATGCTGGGCATCCCCGCGGCCGCGATCCAGGCCTTCCAGGGGATGCTGCTGTTCTTCCTGCTGGGAGTCGACGTGCTCTCGAACTACCGCATCCGCATCGGCAAGGGCGCGCCCGCATGA
- a CDS encoding ABC transporter permease, translated as MDAINPVILIASLIVASTPILLAALGELVCEKAGVLNLGVEGMMIFGAICGFAIAVETESPLLGFLCAALAGAALSMIFGVLTQFLLSNQVATGLALTLFGLGFSALVGQGYVGLKAPATPAVPFGPLADLPVVGPILFSHDAMVYASIALVAAVWYVLAHTRAGLILRAVGESHDAAHALGYKVVRIRLLAIAFGGALAGLGGAYLSLVRVPQWTEGMTAGAGWIALAIVVFASWRPWRIVLGAYLFGGISVLQLNLQAAGIKIPVELLSMSPYVITIVVLVLMSRDRTRTALNAPAALGRSFHASS; from the coding sequence ATGGACGCCATCAACCCGGTCATCCTGATCGCCTCGCTGATCGTGGCCTCCACGCCGATCCTGCTGGCCGCCCTGGGCGAGCTGGTCTGCGAAAAGGCGGGGGTGCTGAACCTCGGGGTCGAGGGGATGATGATCTTCGGCGCGATCTGCGGCTTCGCCATCGCGGTGGAGACCGAAAGCCCCCTGCTCGGCTTTCTGTGCGCGGCGCTGGCGGGGGCGGCCCTGTCGATGATCTTCGGGGTGCTGACGCAGTTTCTGCTGTCCAACCAGGTGGCGACGGGTCTTGCGCTGACGCTCTTCGGGCTGGGGTTCTCGGCGCTCGTCGGGCAGGGTTATGTCGGGCTCAAGGCCCCGGCCACGCCCGCGGTGCCCTTCGGCCCGCTGGCGGACCTGCCCGTGGTCGGGCCGATACTGTTTTCCCATGACGCCATGGTCTATGCCTCCATCGCGCTGGTGGCGGCGGTCTGGTACGTGCTGGCCCATACCCGCGCGGGCCTGATCCTGCGCGCGGTGGGCGAGAGCCACGACGCCGCCCATGCGCTCGGCTACAAGGTGGTGCGCATCCGCCTGCTGGCGATCGCCTTCGGCGGGGCGCTGGCGGGCTTGGGCGGTGCGTATCTGAGCCTCGTGCGCGTGCCGCAATGGACCGAGGGCATGACCGCCGGCGCGGGCTGGATCGCGCTGGCAATCGTGGTCTTCGCCAGCTGGCGGCCCTGGCGGATCGTGCTCGGCGCCTATCTCTTCGGCGGGATCAGCGTGCTGCAACTCAACCTGCAGGCCGCGGGCATCAAGATCCCGGTGGAGCTTCTGTCCATGAGCCCCTATGTGATTACCATCGTGGTGCTGGTGCTGATGTCCCGCGACCGCACGCGCACCGCGCTCAACGCGCCCGCCGCACTCGGGCGCAGCTTCCACGCCTCCAGCTGA
- a CDS encoding BMP family ABC transporter substrate-binding protein, with amino-acid sequence MNFRLALKGAALAVATGLAGIASAQDEPLKVGFIYCCPIGDLGWSYQHDVGRQAIEEEYGDRVETIFQESVSEGADAERVMTQMALSGADIIFATSFGFMDATNNVAARFPDVQFEHATGYKREHPNVTTYNSRFYEGRAVVGHIAGKMTETNKIGYIASYPIPEVIMGINSFFLHAQKVNPDVELTVVWVYSWFDPAKEADAARAMIEQGVDVITQHTDSTAPQAAAEEAIAAGTRVFTFGQASDMLPYAPAPRIASIIDNWNPYYIKRVGQLLDGTYESMESWGGMPEGEVVIGEITDEVPADIKAEAEAMIAAITAGEYHPFTGPIMKQDGSVFLAEGEVATDEQLLTMNFYIEGIDGDIPN; translated from the coding sequence ATGAACTTCCGTCTCGCACTCAAGGGCGCCGCCCTTGCCGTGGCTACCGGCCTTGCCGGCATAGCCTCGGCCCAGGATGAGCCGCTCAAGGTCGGCTTCATTTATTGCTGCCCGATCGGCGATCTCGGCTGGAGCTACCAGCACGATGTGGGCCGTCAGGCCATCGAAGAAGAGTATGGCGACAGGGTCGAAACCATCTTCCAGGAGAGCGTTTCCGAAGGCGCCGATGCCGAGCGGGTGATGACCCAGATGGCCCTGTCCGGTGCGGACATCATCTTCGCCACCTCCTTCGGGTTCATGGACGCGACCAACAACGTGGCCGCCCGCTTCCCGGATGTGCAATTCGAGCACGCCACCGGCTACAAGCGCGAGCATCCGAACGTCACCACCTACAATTCGCGGTTCTATGAAGGCCGCGCCGTGGTCGGCCATATCGCGGGCAAGATGACCGAGACCAACAAGATCGGCTATATCGCCTCCTACCCGATCCCCGAGGTCATCATGGGGATCAACTCGTTCTTCCTGCACGCCCAGAAGGTGAACCCCGATGTGGAACTGACCGTGGTCTGGGTCTATTCCTGGTTCGACCCGGCCAAGGAAGCCGACGCCGCCCGCGCCATGATCGAGCAGGGCGTCGACGTGATCACCCAGCACACCGATTCGACGGCCCCCCAGGCCGCCGCCGAAGAGGCGATCGCCGCGGGCACCCGCGTCTTCACCTTCGGGCAGGCCTCCGACATGCTGCCCTACGCGCCCGCCCCGCGGATCGCGTCGATCATCGACAACTGGAATCCCTACTACATCAAGCGCGTGGGCCAGCTGCTCGATGGCACCTATGAGAGCATGGAAAGCTGGGGCGGGATGCCGGAGGGCGAGGTCGTGATCGGCGAGATCACCGACGAGGTCCCCGCCGACATCAAGGCCGAAGCCGAGGCCATGATCGCCGCCATCACTGCGGGCGAATACCACCCCTTCACCGGCCCGATCATGAAGCAGGACGGCAGCGTCTTCCTGGCCGAGGGCGAGGTCGCCACGGATGAGCAGCTCCTGACCATGAACTTCTACATCGAGGGCATCGACGGCGACATCCCGAACTGA
- a CDS encoding YgaP family membrane protein, producing MPKNEGTLDRALRVIAGLVLLSLVFVGPQTLWGLIGIVPLLTGLAGYCPAYSMLGINTCPMKKG from the coding sequence ATGCCCAAGAATGAAGGTACCCTCGACCGCGCCCTGCGCGTCATCGCCGGTCTCGTCCTGCTGTCGCTGGTCTTTGTCGGCCCGCAGACCCTTTGGGGCCTGATCGGGATCGTCCCGCTGCTGACCGGGTTGGCGGGATACTGCCCGGCCTATTCCATGCTGGGGATCAACACCTGCCCGATGAAGAAGGGCTGA
- the panB gene encoding 3-methyl-2-oxobutanoate hydroxymethyltransferase, whose amino-acid sequence MSAQPPAPAPIRRLTVPQIAARKGAEPIVALTASHVQFARILDAHCDVLLVGDSLGMVSHGFETTLPVSLELMIAHGAAVVRGTARALVVVDMPFGSYEESPQVAFRSAARIMAETGCQAVKLEGGARMAETIAFLTARGIPVMAHIGLTPQSSNTMGGFKTQGREADSWPLHHADAAAVAEAGAFSVVLEGMVEPLAAEVSAACPIPTIGIGASAACDGQILVMEDMLGLGDWAPKFVRKFADLRGEVDRAAGAYAAEVRARSFPAEDETYR is encoded by the coding sequence ATGTCCGCACAGCCCCCAGCACCGGCCCCTATCCGCCGCCTGACCGTCCCCCAGATCGCCGCGCGCAAGGGGGCGGAGCCGATCGTGGCGCTCACCGCCTCCCATGTGCAGTTCGCGCGTATCCTCGATGCCCATTGCGATGTGCTGCTGGTGGGGGACAGCCTCGGCATGGTCAGCCACGGGTTCGAGACCACCCTGCCCGTGAGCCTGGAGTTGATGATCGCCCACGGGGCGGCGGTGGTGCGGGGCACGGCCCGGGCGCTCGTGGTGGTGGACATGCCGTTCGGGTCCTACGAGGAGAGCCCGCAGGTGGCCTTCCGGTCCGCGGCGCGGATCATGGCCGAGACCGGCTGTCAGGCGGTCAAGCTGGAAGGGGGCGCGCGCATGGCCGAGACCATCGCCTTTCTGACCGCGCGCGGTATTCCGGTGATGGCCCATATCGGGCTGACGCCCCAGTCGTCCAACACGATGGGCGGGTTCAAGACCCAGGGCCGCGAGGCGGACAGCTGGCCGCTGCACCATGCCGATGCCGCCGCCGTGGCCGAGGCGGGGGCGTTTTCCGTGGTTCTGGAGGGGATGGTGGAGCCGCTGGCGGCAGAGGTGTCCGCGGCCTGCCCGATCCCGACCATCGGCATCGGCGCCTCGGCGGCCTGCGACGGGCAGATCCTGGTGATGGAGGACATGCTGGGGCTGGGGGACTGGGCGCCGAAATTCGTGCGCAAGTTCGCCGATCTGCGCGGCGAGGTGGACCGGGCCGCGGGAGCCTATGCCGCCGAGGTGCGCGCGCGCAGCTTCCCGGCCGAGGACGAGACCTACCGCTGA
- a CDS encoding GcvT family protein, producing the protein MKTQVKALVVGGGAVGTGIAYHLGKAGWDVLLLERDELTSGSTWHAAGLLPLFNMSYATSHIHDYSVKFYKGLEAETGLNPGFAVVGNLRMAQTQARMDEYMLYAATAETVGIPHEWLTPAQIRDRYPLVRTEDLKGAILHPTDGYINPADVTQAMAKGARQHGVAIERKWQVDAYAWQGDHWAVTVTKMADRGGNLVPTDEQQVIRAEHVVTATGNHAQRTAQLLGIKIPAIPVEHQYIVTEPDPALVQWRKDNPEHPVLRDADAKWYVREERGGWILGPYEQGAPARFKYAVPESFRADLFPLDLERIEEEYMSMIHRIPTSETVGLKDDYNGPICYTPDGNPLVGPAPGLRNMWLAEGFSFGITAAGGTGYYLAQMMTEGEAEIDMASLDPRRYGSWMTTEYAATKNEECYAHVFILHHPDEERAACRPLRTTPAYDRQKALGAQFGQVNGWERPNYYGPLDAPDNFDHDARSFRRGGWWDYARAEAEAVRSTAGLIDATAFAKHRVSGPGATAFLDWFTTNTLPRVGRINLTYALTGAGTTHTEYTILRTGEDDYTLISAGAWHAYDQDFLTKAIEDTEPRFGRITLQDTTTQTGVFALAGPKARDILKALIRDPDPETALSNKRFPWLGTREIELGMCPLRAVRVAYTGALGWELHHPIEMQTYLWDQLMAVGAAHGLKPVGARAQNWLRQEKSYRAFGTELGRDATPLEAGLDRFVDLSKDFHGKAAMVETGIRSRCVTLLIDGPDDADPWGREALYAGDTRVGRLTSGGYSVAFGKSIAMGYVTPDHAAPGTKLKVRMFNALWDAEVTEDSPFDPQNATIRADG; encoded by the coding sequence ATGAAAACCCAAGTCAAGGCGCTCGTCGTGGGCGGCGGTGCGGTCGGCACCGGGATCGCCTATCACCTGGGCAAGGCGGGGTGGGACGTGCTGCTGTTGGAGCGTGACGAGCTGACCTCGGGCTCCACCTGGCACGCGGCGGGCCTGCTGCCGCTCTTCAACATGTCCTACGCGACGTCGCATATCCACGACTATTCGGTGAAGTTCTACAAGGGACTGGAGGCTGAGACCGGCCTGAACCCGGGCTTTGCGGTGGTGGGCAACCTGCGCATGGCCCAGACCCAGGCGCGGATGGACGAATACATGCTCTATGCCGCCACCGCCGAGACCGTGGGCATCCCCCATGAATGGCTGACCCCGGCCCAGATCAGGGACCGCTACCCGCTGGTGCGGACCGAGGATCTGAAGGGCGCGATCCTGCACCCGACCGATGGCTACATAAACCCGGCCGATGTGACCCAGGCCATGGCCAAGGGCGCGCGCCAGCACGGGGTCGCGATCGAGCGGAAGTGGCAGGTCGATGCCTACGCCTGGCAGGGGGATCATTGGGCGGTGACGGTGACCAAGATGGCCGACCGGGGCGGCAACCTCGTGCCCACGGACGAACAGCAGGTCATCCGCGCCGAGCATGTGGTGACCGCCACCGGCAACCACGCTCAGCGCACCGCGCAACTGCTGGGCATCAAGATCCCCGCGATCCCGGTGGAACACCAGTATATCGTCACCGAACCCGACCCGGCGCTGGTGCAGTGGCGCAAGGACAACCCCGAGCACCCGGTGCTGCGCGACGCGGACGCGAAATGGTACGTGCGCGAGGAACGCGGTGGCTGGATCCTCGGCCCCTACGAGCAGGGCGCGCCCGCGCGGTTCAAATACGCCGTGCCCGAGAGCTTCCGCGCGGACCTCTTCCCCCTCGATCTGGAGCGGATCGAAGAGGAATACATGTCCATGATCCACCGGATTCCGACTTCGGAAACCGTGGGGCTCAAGGACGACTACAACGGCCCGATCTGCTACACCCCCGACGGCAACCCGCTGGTCGGCCCGGCGCCCGGCTTGCGCAACATGTGGCTGGCCGAAGGCTTCAGCTTCGGCATCACCGCGGCGGGGGGCACGGGATACTACCTCGCGCAGATGATGACCGAGGGCGAGGCGGAGATCGACATGGCCTCGCTGGATCCACGCCGCTACGGGTCCTGGATGACCACCGAGTATGCCGCGACCAAGAACGAGGAATGCTATGCCCATGTCTTCATCCTGCACCACCCGGATGAAGAGCGCGCCGCCTGCCGCCCCCTGCGCACCACCCCCGCCTATGACCGCCAGAAAGCGCTCGGCGCCCAGTTCGGGCAGGTCAACGGCTGGGAACGGCCCAATTACTACGGCCCCTTGGACGCGCCCGACAACTTCGATCACGACGCGCGGTCCTTCCGGCGCGGCGGCTGGTGGGACTACGCCCGGGCCGAGGCCGAGGCTGTGCGAAGCACCGCCGGGCTGATCGACGCCACCGCCTTTGCCAAGCACCGGGTGTCGGGGCCGGGGGCGACCGCGTTCCTGGACTGGTTCACCACCAACACCCTGCCGCGCGTGGGCCGGATCAACCTGACCTACGCCCTGACCGGGGCCGGGACCACCCACACCGAATACACGATCCTGCGAACGGGCGAGGACGACTATACCCTGATCTCCGCCGGGGCCTGGCACGCCTATGACCAGGACTTCCTGACCAAGGCGATCGAGGACACAGAGCCCCGTTTCGGCCGCATCACCCTGCAGGACACCACGACCCAGACCGGCGTCTTCGCCCTCGCCGGACCGAAGGCGCGCGACATCCTCAAGGCGCTGATCCGCGACCCGGACCCCGAAACGGCCCTCTCGAACAAACGCTTCCCCTGGCTCGGCACCCGCGAGATCGAGCTGGGCATGTGCCCCCTGCGCGCCGTCCGCGTAGCCTATACCGGCGCGCTGGGGTGGGAGCTGCATCACCCGATCGAGATGCAGACCTATCTCTGGGACCAACTGATGGCCGTCGGCGCGGCGCATGGCCTGAAACCCGTGGGCGCGCGGGCGCAGAACTGGCTCCGGCAAGAGAAATCCTACCGCGCCTTCGGCACCGAACTGGGCCGCGACGCCACTCCGCTGGAAGCCGGGCTGGACCGTTTCGTGGACCTGTCCAAGGACTTCCACGGCAAGGCGGCGATGGTGGAAACCGGGATTCGGTCGCGCTGCGTCACCCTGCTGATCGACGGGCCGGACGATGCCGACCCCTGGGGCCGCGAGGCGCTCTATGCCGGTGACACCCGGGTCGGCCGCCTGACCTCGGGGGGCTACTCCGTGGCCTTCGGCAAATCCATCGCCATGGGCTACGTCACCCCCGACCACGCGGCCCCGGGGACCAAACTCAAGGTCCGGATGTTCAACGCTCTCTGGGATGCGGAGGTCACCGAAGACAGCCCCTTCGACCCGCAAAACGCCACCATCCGCGCCGACGGCTGA
- a CDS encoding Hint domain-containing protein, with amino-acid sequence MTLMTRVDAALAATKPALTGLACDAHVRTPCGERRVEFLRPGDLIVTRSDGLQPLRHILRTRVSLAEMRADPALAPIRLTPRALGPLMPVRSLALAPDHPVRVPAHLLGQSVPDPTLRLTARSLADYFDEIFVDMSANGAIYHGLVFDRPQALMVNGVLVESATPDASSLRHMDEDTRKALERLFPHLRSKPVRLAL; translated from the coding sequence ATGACCCTGATGACCCGCGTCGATGCGGCCCTGGCCGCGACCAAACCCGCACTGACCGGGCTTGCCTGCGATGCCCATGTCCGTACCCCCTGCGGCGAGCGGCGGGTGGAATTCCTGCGCCCCGGCGACCTGATCGTCACGCGCTCCGACGGGCTGCAACCCCTGCGCCACATCCTGCGCACCCGGGTGTCGCTCGCCGAGATGCGCGCCGATCCCGCGCTCGCCCCGATCCGGCTGACCCCGCGCGCCCTCGGCCCGCTGATGCCCGTCCGCAGCCTCGCACTTGCCCCGGACCACCCGGTGCGCGTGCCGGCCCACCTGCTGGGGCAGAGCGTCCCCGACCCGACCCTGCGCCTGACCGCGCGCAGCCTGGCCGACTATTTCGACGAGATCTTCGTGGACATGTCGGCCAACGGCGCGATCTATCACGGGCTGGTCTTCGACCGCCCCCAGGCACTGATGGTCAATGGCGTGCTGGTCGAAAGCGCGACGCCCGACGCGTCAAGCCTGCGTCACATGGACGAGGACACGCGCAAGGCCCTCGAGCGGCTCTTTCCGCACCTGCGCAGCAAACCCGTGCGCCTCGCGCTCTGA
- a CDS encoding carboxymuconolactone decarboxylase family protein yields the protein MDWTAYMDEVRGDLRTLNAAIPETARGFGALTKASKESGELDLKTREFVALGIAVSQRCAPCIGFHVEGLAKAGGTRQELADVLGVAVQMGGGPSLMYAAQAMAAWDALAEK from the coding sequence ATGGACTGGACGGCGTATATGGACGAGGTCCGTGGCGATCTGAGAACCCTGAACGCGGCGATCCCCGAGACCGCGCGGGGCTTCGGGGCGCTGACAAAGGCCTCCAAGGAGAGTGGGGAACTCGACCTCAAGACCCGCGAATTCGTGGCGCTCGGAATTGCCGTGTCGCAACGCTGCGCGCCCTGCATCGGGTTTCATGTGGAAGGGCTGGCCAAGGCGGGCGGCACCCGGCAGGAGCTGGCCGATGTGCTCGGCGTGGCAGTGCAGATGGGTGGTGGGCCGTCGCTGATGTATGCCGCGCAGGCGATGGCGGCCTGGGACGCGCTGGCCGAGAAGTGA